The Brachyspira sp. SAP_772 nucleotide sequence TAAATGACACTGTATTTGAAAATTGCCCTTTATTAGAAAATATAACTATACCTGCCTCTGTTAAAGAAATAAAAAAGTATGCTTTCCATATGGCTCAATCTTTAACAACTGTTACATTTTTATCACCTACTCCYCCTATYATTGCTAGAAATGCTTTTAATTATTGTARTAACTTAAAAACTATTWATGTGCCAAAAGGAAGTAAAACATTATACGAAMAATTAAAAGGTAATGGTATACCAGGCGMTGCTAAAATAATAGAATATTAGAATTAATAAATATTTAATAATGAAGAA carries:
- a CDS encoding leucine-rich repeat domain-containing protein, translating into CHILTNLNIPKNLVTVRSNAVYGIQMKKLELPETLTYIDDRGFYASQQLEEIYIPDSVTYMGVSAFGSCIKVKKIHIPNNLEILNDTVFENCPLLENITIPASVKEIKKYAFHMAQSLTTVTFLSPTPPIIARNAFNYCXNLKTIXVPKGSKTLYEXLKGNGIPGXAKIIEY